A stretch of the Channa argus isolate prfri chromosome 9, Channa argus male v1.0, whole genome shotgun sequence genome encodes the following:
- the LOC137132402 gene encoding desmin-like isoform X2, whose protein sequence is MSKSYSSSAQSSSSYRRTFGSGVSSTPMSSLYSSLGGGRGSASGHMSSRVYEVKSTGIPSFSSYRVGAGGAGLGSSSAVRTYSGEKLDFNLADAMNQDFLNTRTNEKAELQHLNDRFASYIEKVRFLEQQNAALTVEIEKLKGREGPGRVAEMYEEEMRELRRQIEALSNQRARVEVERDNMADDLQKLKLRLQEEIHQKEEAENNLSAFRADVDSATLARLDLERRIETLQEEIAFLKKIHEEEIRELQSQMQDTQIQIQMDMSKPDLTAALRDIRVQYEAIAAKNIAEAEDWYKSKVSDLNQAVTKNNDALRQVKQESMEYRHQIQSFTCEIDSLKGTNESLLRQMRDMEDRMGREAAGYQDTISRLEEDIAKMKDDMARHLREYQDLLNVKMALDIEIATYRKLLEGEESRITTNVPVQSAYSSIGFRETSPESQHQRSPEVHSKKTVLIKTIETRDGEVVSESTQHQQDIM, encoded by the exons ATGAGCAAGTCATACTCCTCCTCCGCACAGAGTTCTTCCTCCTACCGTCGCACCTTTGGCTCTGGTGTTAGTTCAACCCCAATGTCTTCCCTCTACTCCTCTCTAGGAGGAGGCCGCGGCTCTGCTTCAGGCCACATGTCTAGCAGGGTCTATGAGGTCAAGAGCACTGGCATTCCCTCCTTTTCCAGCTACAGAGTTGGTGCTGGAGGAGCTGGGCTCGGTTCCTCTTCAGCTGTGCGCACCTACTCTGGTGAGAAACTCGACTTCAACCTGGCTGATGCCATGAACCAGGACTTCCTCAACACAAGGACCAATGAGAAAGCAGAGCTTCAGCACCTCAATGACCGCTTTGCTAGCTACATTGAGAAAGTGCGTTTCTTGGAGCAGCAGAATGCAGCACTGACCGTGGAGATTGAGAAGCTGAAGGGCCGTGAGGGGCCTGGGCGTGTGGCTGAGATGTACgaggaggaaatgagagagCTGAGGAGGCAGATAGAGGCCCTCTCCAACCAGCGTGCACGAGTGGAAGTGGAGAGAGACAACATGGCCGATGACCTGCAGAAACTTAAACTGAG GCTGCAGGAGGAGATTCATCAAAAAGAAGAAGCTGAGAACAACCTGTCTGCTTTCAGAGCT GATGTTGACAGTGCCACACTGGCCAGGCTGGACCTGGAAAGACGCATTGAGACTCTGCAAGAGGAGATTGCTTTCCTCAAGAAGATCCATGAAGAG GAGATTCGTGAGCTGCAGAGCCAGATGCAGGACACTCAGATCCAGATCCAGATGGACATGTCCAAACCCGATCTGACTGCTGCTCTGAGAGACATCCGTGTTCAGTATGAGGCCATCGCTGCCAAGAACATTGCAGAGGCAGAAGACTGGTACAAGTCCAAG GTATCTGATCTGAACCAGGCGGTGACTAAGAACAATGATGCACTCCGTCAGGTCAAACAAGAAAGCATGGAGTACAGACACCAGATCCAGTCCTTCACCTGTGAGATCGACTCACTCAAGGGCACC AACGAATCTCTGCTGCGTCAGATGAGAGATATGGAGGATCGCATGGGGCGCGAGGCTGCTGGTTACCAGGATACTATTTCACGCCTGGAGGAAGACATCGCTAAAATGAAG GATGATATGGCTCGCCACCTGAGGGAGTACCAGGACCTCCTCAATGTGAAGATGGCCCTTGATATTGAAATTGCCACCTACCGTAAGCTGCTGGAGGGAGAAgaaagcag GATCACTACCAATGTACCTGTCCAGTCTGCTTATTCCTCCATTGGATTTAGAG AGACCAGCCCTGAGTCCCAGCATCAGCGCTCACCAGAGGTTCACTCCAAGAAGACTGTTCTCATCAAGACCATCGAGACCCGGGATGGAGAG GTTGTCAGTGAGTCCACACAGCACCAGCAAGACATCATGTAA
- the LOC137132402 gene encoding desmin-like isoform X1, with protein sequence MSKSYSSSAQSSSSYRRTFGSGVSSTPMSSLYSSLGGGRGSASGHMSSRVYEVKSTGIPSFSSYRVGAGGAGLGSSSAVRTYSGEKLDFNLADAMNQDFLNTRTNEKAELQHLNDRFASYIEKVRFLEQQNAALTVEIEKLKGREGPGRVAEMYEEEMRELRRQIEALSNQRARVEVERDNMADDLQKLKLRLQEEIHQKEEAENNLSAFRADVDSATLARLDLERRIETLQEEIAFLKKIHEEEIRELQSQMQDTQIQIQMDMSKPDLTAALRDIRVQYEAIAAKNIAEAEDWYKSKVSDLNQAVTKNNDALRQVKQESMEYRHQIQSFTCEIDSLKGTNESLLRQMRDMEDRMGREAAGYQDTISRLEEDIAKMKDDMARHLREYQDLLNVKMALDIEIATYRKLLEGEESRITTNVPVQSAYSSIGFRETSPESQHQRSPEVHSKKTVLIKTIETRDGEMKYSMSQGASAQCVVSESTQHQQDIM encoded by the exons ATGAGCAAGTCATACTCCTCCTCCGCACAGAGTTCTTCCTCCTACCGTCGCACCTTTGGCTCTGGTGTTAGTTCAACCCCAATGTCTTCCCTCTACTCCTCTCTAGGAGGAGGCCGCGGCTCTGCTTCAGGCCACATGTCTAGCAGGGTCTATGAGGTCAAGAGCACTGGCATTCCCTCCTTTTCCAGCTACAGAGTTGGTGCTGGAGGAGCTGGGCTCGGTTCCTCTTCAGCTGTGCGCACCTACTCTGGTGAGAAACTCGACTTCAACCTGGCTGATGCCATGAACCAGGACTTCCTCAACACAAGGACCAATGAGAAAGCAGAGCTTCAGCACCTCAATGACCGCTTTGCTAGCTACATTGAGAAAGTGCGTTTCTTGGAGCAGCAGAATGCAGCACTGACCGTGGAGATTGAGAAGCTGAAGGGCCGTGAGGGGCCTGGGCGTGTGGCTGAGATGTACgaggaggaaatgagagagCTGAGGAGGCAGATAGAGGCCCTCTCCAACCAGCGTGCACGAGTGGAAGTGGAGAGAGACAACATGGCCGATGACCTGCAGAAACTTAAACTGAG GCTGCAGGAGGAGATTCATCAAAAAGAAGAAGCTGAGAACAACCTGTCTGCTTTCAGAGCT GATGTTGACAGTGCCACACTGGCCAGGCTGGACCTGGAAAGACGCATTGAGACTCTGCAAGAGGAGATTGCTTTCCTCAAGAAGATCCATGAAGAG GAGATTCGTGAGCTGCAGAGCCAGATGCAGGACACTCAGATCCAGATCCAGATGGACATGTCCAAACCCGATCTGACTGCTGCTCTGAGAGACATCCGTGTTCAGTATGAGGCCATCGCTGCCAAGAACATTGCAGAGGCAGAAGACTGGTACAAGTCCAAG GTATCTGATCTGAACCAGGCGGTGACTAAGAACAATGATGCACTCCGTCAGGTCAAACAAGAAAGCATGGAGTACAGACACCAGATCCAGTCCTTCACCTGTGAGATCGACTCACTCAAGGGCACC AACGAATCTCTGCTGCGTCAGATGAGAGATATGGAGGATCGCATGGGGCGCGAGGCTGCTGGTTACCAGGATACTATTTCACGCCTGGAGGAAGACATCGCTAAAATGAAG GATGATATGGCTCGCCACCTGAGGGAGTACCAGGACCTCCTCAATGTGAAGATGGCCCTTGATATTGAAATTGCCACCTACCGTAAGCTGCTGGAGGGAGAAgaaagcag GATCACTACCAATGTACCTGTCCAGTCTGCTTATTCCTCCATTGGATTTAGAG AGACCAGCCCTGAGTCCCAGCATCAGCGCTCACCAGAGGTTCACTCCAAGAAGACTGTTCTCATCAAGACCATCGAGACCCGGGATGGAGAG ATGAAGTATTCTATGAGCCAGGGCGCTAGTGCCCAGTGT GTTGTCAGTGAGTCCACACAGCACCAGCAAGACATCATGTAA